One genomic segment of Ipomoea triloba cultivar NCNSP0323 chromosome 9, ASM357664v1 includes these proteins:
- the LOC116030927 gene encoding lignin-forming anionic peroxidase-like: protein MASHSTPCIATLSCLLLLLSSFSQSQTQLSPTFYDKTCPNALNIIRTTVRQAVSSERRMAASLVRLHFHDCFVQGCDASILLDDSLTIKSEKTALPNLGSVRGYDVIEAAKRELEKACPGIVSCADVLSVAARDATAAVGGPSWIVKLGRRDSTMASRTIDLPSPFANLDSLISSFASKGLNTRDMVALSGAHTLGQAQCFLFRDRIYGNHTDIDASFANTRRRNCPNDTGNGNLAPLDLVTPNSFDNNYYKNLLQKKGLLQSDQVLFSGGATDSIVSEYARSPQAFQTDFASAMIKMSEIQPLTGQNGIIRKVCGALN, encoded by the coding sequence ATGGCTTCTCATAGTACGCCATGCATTGCAACTTTATCATGTTTGCTTCTGCTGCTCTCCTCCTTCTCGCAATCCCAAACGCAACTCTCCCCTACATTTTACGACAAAACATGCCCTAACGCTCTAAACATCATACGCACTACCGTAAGGCAAGCCGTGTCCAGTGAGCGTCGCATGGCCGCTTCCCTTGTTCGCCTCCATTTCCACGACTGCTTTGTCCAAGGTTGTGACGCTTCCATCTTACTAGACGACTCACTAACCATTAAGAGCGAAAAGACGGCGTTGCCTAACCTTGGCTCTGTCAGGGGTTACGACGTGATAGAGGCTGCCAAGCGAGAGTTGGAAAAAGCTTGTCCTGGTATTGTATCTTGTGCTGATGTATTGTCGGTGGCTGCACGTGATGCGACTGCTGCTGTGGGAGGTCCGTCTTGGATAGTGAAACTAGGAAGAAGAGATTCCACCATGGCTAGTCGTACCATAGATCTCCCTAGTCCTTTCGCCAATCTGGATAGCCTTATATCCAGCTTTGCAAGCAAAGGCCTTAATACAAGAGACATGGTTGCCTTGTCTGGTGCACATACTCTCGGCCAAGCTCAATGCTTCCTATTTCGCGATAGAATATATGGCAACCATACTGACATTGATGCCAGTTTTGCTAACACTAGAAGACGAAATTGTCCAAATGACACCGGAAATGGAAACTTGGCACCCCTTGATTTGGTGACCCCGAATTCCTTTGATAACAACTATTATAAGAACCTGTTGCAAAAGAAAGGTCTGCTTCAATCGGATCAAGTTCTGTTCAGCGGTGGAGCAACTGACAGTATAGTTTCGGAGTATGCAAGGAGCCCTCAGGCATTCCAAACAGATTTCGCGTCAGCAATGATTAAAATGTCTGAAATTCAGCCGCTCACAGGTCAAAATGGGATCATTAGGAAGGTTTGTGGTGCTTTGAACTag